From a region of the Halolamina sp. CBA1230 genome:
- a CDS encoding SHOCT domain-containing protein, with protein MSDARGEQDSVGQRLRENVVGVVSTLVTAVWMGALFTDQSWWLAALLVGYIAIVPITAMLFGDEEEQEEWLDEDGDDSESNETEETPLETLRRRYAEGELSEAQFERKLDQLLETETIEDVEDRARRERDRATERER; from the coding sequence ATGAGCGACGCGCGCGGGGAGCAGGACTCGGTCGGCCAGCGCCTCCGGGAGAACGTGGTGGGGGTCGTGAGCACGCTCGTCACCGCAGTCTGGATGGGTGCACTGTTCACCGACCAGAGCTGGTGGCTGGCGGCGTTACTCGTGGGGTACATCGCGATCGTTCCGATCACCGCGATGCTGTTCGGCGACGAGGAGGAGCAGGAGGAGTGGCTGGACGAGGACGGCGACGACTCCGAGAGCAACGAGACGGAGGAGACGCCGCTCGAAACCCTCCGCCGGCGGTACGCCGAAGGGGAACTCAGCGAGGCGCAGTTCGAGCGCAAACTGGATCAGTTGCTCGAGACCGAGACGATCGAGGACGTCGAGGACCGCGCGCGGCGAGAGCGCGACCGGGCGACCGAACGCGAGCGGTGA